A genomic region of Candidatus Cloacimonadota bacterium contains the following coding sequences:
- a CDS encoding TIGR00725 family protein — MKKKIIAVIGGKSANQDYYDFAYQVGKLIADNGHILICGGLGGVMEAASKGASENGGFTIGILPGFEKKDANPYISISIVTGISTARNSIIARTCDLAIAINGSYGTLSEIAYCLDFGKTVLGYKTHDVKGIISIDKPEEIKAYL; from the coding sequence ATGAAGAAAAAGATCATAGCAGTAATCGGGGGAAAATCAGCTAATCAGGACTATTATGACTTTGCATATCAGGTTGGAAAATTGATAGCTGACAATGGTCATATATTAATCTGTGGTGGACTCGGTGGCGTTATGGAAGCAGCGTCAAAAGGTGCTTCTGAAAATGGTGGATTTACCATTGGAATACTTCCGGGATTCGAGAAAAAGGATGCTAATCCTTATATTTCTATATCTATTGTCACTGGAATTAGTACTGCTCGGAATTCCATTATAGCACGAACCTGCGACCTTGCTATTGCTATAAACGGATCATATGGTACGTTATCTGAAATCGCTTATTGTCTCGATTTTGGCAAAACAGTGCTTGGATATAAGACTCATGATGTAAAAGGTATTATTTCAATTGATAAACCAGAAGAAATAAAAGCGTATCTATAA
- a CDS encoding DUF401 family protein, translating into MTALLLWIGFFFSLVVMILVARKSLWMGFFVGALILGIINLKPITIIQQFKGTIFDVSILLLGISVGFIALIGGVLEESGLMEGLFKNLRLKRKLFLMFGPAFLGMLPMPGGALLSAPLVLRAGDDISDKQYTAINVWFRHALILIYPLGALLSTSKMADLYLYRALLYLIPGFIIMILLGWVFLLRDIDGNLPTQKHLDMKALLTPIGIILAAPLIHLLLMIIFPDVITEIPLIIGVSCSLILAMILGNMPIKNIVLVFKKMKPLKYFLLIIGMFFFLNVFRASNMSDIIAQAAISKSFTIVIIAAFLGFVTGRVQMPFAIVLPIFYARYGIDAMSYLLFAIMFFSTYMGYIISPIHPCVSVSLEFFGSDLKGFYKKLFWPFFISLATAYIIALIVT; encoded by the coding sequence GATCCTTGGGATTATCAATCTCAAGCCGATAACAATCATACAACAATTTAAAGGCACGATTTTCGATGTATCCATCTTGCTTCTTGGTATTTCTGTAGGATTCATCGCCCTCATCGGCGGAGTTCTTGAGGAATCAGGTTTGATGGAAGGATTATTTAAAAATTTACGTTTAAAACGAAAACTCTTTCTTATGTTTGGACCTGCTTTTCTGGGAATGCTCCCCATGCCCGGTGGTGCTCTTCTCTCTGCACCCCTCGTGTTGAGAGCAGGAGATGATATTTCTGATAAACAATACACTGCGATCAATGTATGGTTTCGACATGCGTTGATACTCATCTACCCTCTTGGAGCGCTCCTTTCAACAAGCAAAATGGCTGACCTTTATCTTTACAGAGCTCTTTTATACCTGATCCCCGGATTTATTATCATGATACTCCTTGGCTGGGTATTTCTTCTGAGAGATATCGATGGGAACCTTCCCACCCAAAAACATCTTGATATGAAAGCGCTTCTAACTCCTATTGGTATTATTCTCGCGGCTCCACTAATACACTTACTTCTGATGATTATCTTTCCGGACGTTATTACCGAAATTCCTCTTATTATTGGCGTTTCATGCAGTCTTATCCTTGCTATGATCTTAGGTAACATGCCCATAAAAAATATTGTGCTGGTCTTCAAAAAGATGAAACCGCTAAAATATTTTCTGCTCATTATTGGTATGTTCTTCTTCTTAAATGTTTTCCGGGCGTCGAATATGTCCGACATCATTGCTCAAGCGGCAATATCAAAGAGCTTCACTATCGTCATAATTGCTGCGTTCCTCGGTTTCGTGACCGGTCGTGTTCAGATGCCTTTTGCAATTGTTCTCCCGATCTTTTATGCCAGATACGGCATTGATGCCATGTCATACCTGCTCTTTGCGATTATGTTCTTCTCGACCTACATGGGCTATATTATTTCTCCAATACATCCCTGTGTATCAGTTTCCCTTGAGTTTTTCGGTTCAGATCTGAAAGGTTTCTATAAAAAATTATTCTGGCCTTTTTTCATTTCTCTTGCAACTGCCTATATAATAGCACTCATTGTAACATAA